The following proteins are encoded in a genomic region of Arcobacter cloacae:
- the polA gene encoding DNA polymerase I, whose product MKKTITVIDTFGFLFRSYFALPPLRSREGFPTGLLTGFINFISNIGKDFQTDYIVFALDAKGNTFRNELYDGYKAHRPDVPEDLLKQLPIAISWIEQMGFKTAIRTGFEADDIVASIAHDAKLKGLEVRIVSHDKDLYQLIDDDTIYLFDPTKKVIINEEKCFEKYGVHPSQFTDYQSLLGDSADNIPGVKGIGAKTAEALIKEFGTLENIYANIENITKKRTKELLLEGKEMAFISKKLVTLSKDCHVIDNLEEFVLPLENPILKISDILNKYDMHKILEKVSKNGMSYKTEIPREIEKKDDKLEYILLDNEHSLSLVINTIPRDSIISFDTETTDIDVTKAKIVGFSFAYEENKAYYVPIAHSYLGVGNQISMEAARQAIVQLNRFKLVLQNFKYDYQIIKYNFDIELKLYADTMILSWLLNTNEKVGLDYQIDKHFRHKMISFSDVVKKGENFSNVEISKACEYAAEDALMTLKLFQKQLEIFKEKNEEEILKLAFDVEFEFIYVLAEMENNGIKIDVNLLKEYKEKSNKYISELTSQIHQVSGVEFNINSTKQLGVVLFETLGLATSKKTKTGYSTDEAVLSGLVDEHPVIPLLLKYREAYKLQSTYIEPLLELGLKNSDNRVHTSFLHTGTATGRLSSKNPNLQNIPVGSDSILQIRQAFIPKEGYKLVGVDYSQIELRLLAHFSCDDALVEAFENNLDIHYQTAVKIFGAELAKEKRNIAKSINFGLLYGMGSKKLGDTLGIPSKEAKLYIDSYFEAFKSVKDYLKSIEDFAYTNGYVKTLLNRKRLFDFDSANAMMKAAYLREAVNTLFQGSAADLIKLSMIKIYEKYKNNNNMRLLLQIHDELIFEVKEEVIEEICNDLKAIMESICKLNVPLKVSVAIGNSWQELK is encoded by the coding sequence ATGAAAAAGACAATCACAGTAATAGACACATTTGGATTTTTATTTAGAAGTTATTTTGCACTTCCACCATTACGTTCAAGAGAAGGTTTCCCAACAGGACTTTTAACAGGTTTTATTAATTTTATATCAAATATTGGAAAAGATTTTCAGACTGATTATATTGTTTTTGCACTTGATGCAAAAGGAAATACTTTTAGAAATGAGCTTTATGATGGATATAAAGCTCATAGACCTGATGTTCCAGAAGATTTATTAAAACAACTTCCAATTGCAATCTCTTGGATTGAACAAATGGGATTTAAAACAGCAATTAGAACTGGTTTTGAAGCTGATGATATTGTAGCATCAATTGCCCATGATGCAAAACTAAAAGGTTTAGAAGTTCGAATTGTATCTCATGATAAAGATTTATATCAATTAATAGATGATGATACAATTTATTTATTTGACCCAACTAAAAAAGTTATTATAAATGAAGAAAAATGTTTTGAAAAATATGGAGTTCATCCCTCACAATTTACAGATTATCAATCACTTTTAGGTGATAGTGCTGATAATATTCCTGGAGTTAAAGGAATTGGAGCAAAAACTGCTGAAGCACTTATAAAAGAGTTTGGAACTTTAGAAAATATCTATGCAAATATTGAAAATATAACTAAAAAAAGAACTAAAGAGTTATTACTTGAAGGTAAAGAGATGGCATTTATCTCTAAAAAACTTGTAACTTTATCAAAAGATTGCCATGTGATTGATAATCTTGAAGAGTTTGTTTTACCCCTTGAAAATCCTATATTGAAAATTAGTGATATATTAAACAAATATGATATGCATAAAATCTTAGAAAAAGTAAGTAAAAATGGAATGTCCTATAAAACAGAAATTCCAAGAGAAATAGAAAAAAAAGATGACAAATTAGAATATATTTTACTTGATAATGAACATAGTTTATCATTAGTTATAAATACAATTCCAAGAGATTCTATTATCTCTTTTGACACAGAAACTACTGATATTGATGTAACAAAAGCTAAAATAGTTGGATTTTCTTTTGCCTATGAAGAAAATAAAGCCTATTACGTTCCAATTGCACATTCATATCTAGGAGTTGGAAATCAAATATCAATGGAAGCGGCACGTCAAGCTATTGTTCAATTAAATAGATTTAAATTAGTATTACAAAATTTTAAATATGATTATCAAATAATAAAATATAATTTTGATATTGAATTAAAACTTTATGCAGATACTATGATTTTATCTTGGCTTTTAAACACAAATGAAAAAGTAGGGCTTGATTATCAAATTGATAAACATTTTAGGCATAAAATGATTAGTTTTTCAGATGTTGTAAAAAAAGGTGAAAATTTCTCAAATGTAGAAATATCAAAAGCTTGTGAATATGCTGCTGAAGATGCTTTAATGACTTTGAAATTATTTCAAAAACAATTAGAAATATTTAAAGAAAAAAATGAAGAAGAGATTTTGAAACTTGCGTTTGATGTGGAATTTGAGTTTATTTATGTATTAGCAGAAATGGAAAATAATGGAATAAAAATTGATGTAAATCTTTTGAAAGAGTATAAAGAAAAAAGCAATAAATATATTAGTGAATTAACTTCACAAATTCATCAAGTAAGTGGAGTTGAGTTTAATATCAATTCAACAAAACAATTAGGTGTAGTTTTATTTGAAACTTTAGGTCTAGCAACATCTAAAAAAACAAAAACAGGTTATAGTACAGATGAAGCTGTTTTAAGTGGTCTTGTTGATGAACATCCTGTAATTCCTTTACTTTTAAAATATAGAGAAGCTTATAAATTACAATCAACTTATATAGAACCATTGTTAGAACTTGGATTAAAAAATAGTGATAATCGAGTTCATACTTCATTTTTACATACAGGAACAGCAACAGGAAGATTAAGTTCAAAAAACCCAAATTTACAAAATATTCCAGTTGGAAGTGATTCAATATTACAAATAAGACAAGCCTTTATTCCAAAAGAAGGATATAAGCTAGTTGGAGTTGATTATTCTCAAATAGAGCTAAGATTATTGGCTCATTTTAGTTGTGATGATGCTTTAGTAGAAGCATTTGAAAATAATTTAGATATTCATTACCAAACTGCTGTTAAAATTTTTGGAGCAGAATTAGCAAAAGAAAAAAGAAATATTGCAAAATCAATAAATTTTGGATTATTGTATGGAATGGGAAGTAAAAAATTAGGAGATACTTTAGGAATTCCATCAAAAGAGGCTAAACTTTATATTGATTCATATTTTGAAGCATTTAAAAGTGTAAAAGATTATTTAAAATCAATTGAAGATTTTGCTTACACAAATGGTTATGTGAAAACATTATTAAATAGAAAAAGATTATTTGACTTTGATTCAGCTAATGCAATGATGAAGGCTGCTTATTTAAGAGAGGCTGTAAATACACTATTTCAGGGAAGTGCGGCTGATTTGATTAAGCTTTCTATGATAAAAATCTATGAAAAATATAAAAATAACAATAATATGAGATTACTTTTGCAAATTCATGATGAATTGATTTTTGAAGTAAAAGAAGAAGTTATAGAAGAGATATGTAACGATTTAAAGGCAATAATGGAAAGTATATGTAAATTAAATGTTCCTTTAAAAGTTTCAGTTGCAATAGGAAATTCTTGGCAAGAACTTAAATAA
- a CDS encoding response regulator transcription factor, whose protein sequence is MLKTVRNIRKLYNAKLLFISSDESVKHAIESEFDDYFKELKMTSTIEDALSLACSNNYDMCIIDADNENVSFSELCSQLSQFAPTLPKIVISSSDDNENIVTAINSGAYTFLSKPLRAKDVKLAVIMCLNQTKRGDKIEFENGIYFDEYRDQFFKSGGVLIDFTRLEKAFLKLLITRRNEITDYDTIKDVVWKGKDMSIYTMRNIVNKIRQKTYYEIIKNHSNKGYTIDISKNN, encoded by the coding sequence ATGTTAAAAACAGTAAGAAATATAAGAAAGCTATACAACGCGAAGCTACTTTTTATAAGTAGTGATGAGTCTGTTAAGCATGCTATAGAAAGTGAATTCGATGATTATTTCAAAGAATTAAAAATGACTTCAACTATTGAAGATGCTTTATCTTTAGCTTGTTCAAATAATTATGATATGTGTATTATTGATGCAGATAATGAAAATGTTTCGTTCTCTGAATTATGTTCACAATTGTCTCAGTTTGCACCAACTTTACCAAAAATAGTTATATCAAGTTCTGATGATAACGAAAATATAGTTACAGCGATTAATTCAGGTGCTTATACTTTTTTATCTAAACCTTTAAGAGCAAAAGATGTAAAACTAGCTGTTATTATGTGTTTAAATCAGACAAAAAGAGGTGACAAAATAGAGTTTGAAAATGGTATATATTTTGATGAATATAGAGACCAATTTTTTAAATCGGGTGGAGTATTAATAGACTTTACTAGATTAGAAAAAGCATTTTTAAAGCTATTAATTACAAGAAGAAATGAAATTACTGATTATGATACAATTAAAGATGTAGTATGGAAAGGCAAAGATATGTCTATTTATACTATGAGAAATATTGTAAATAAAATTAGACAAAAAACTTATTACGAAATTATAAAAAATCATTCTAATAAGGGTTATACAATCGATATTAGTAAAAATAATTAG
- the lgt gene encoding prolipoprotein diacylglyceryl transferase produces the protein MEFWQNIYSHFNPIAFNLGSIAVHWYGIMYALALLSAIFIAKWFIKKDKLPISNDLFDSYIWWAEIGVILGARLGYIIFYDTNTMYYLTHPWQIFNPYINGVYTGISGMSYHGAFFGFIIASYLFCRKNKISFWFVTDIAVLGISAAYVFGRIGNFFNQELVGRTTDVPWAIYVDGILRHPSQIYEAILEGLLVFAILVYFRKRKTFDGQLALMYGILYSIARIIAEFYREPDSQLGFLYNNWLTMGILQSLIVLGICVLIYLNKKKLNS, from the coding sequence ATGGAATTTTGGCAAAATATATATTCTCATTTTAATCCTATTGCTTTTAATTTAGGAAGTATCGCTGTTCACTGGTATGGAATTATGTATGCACTTGCTTTATTAAGTGCAATATTTATAGCTAAATGGTTTATAAAAAAAGATAAACTTCCAATATCAAATGATTTGTTTGATTCATATATTTGGTGGGCAGAAATTGGTGTAATTTTAGGAGCAAGGCTTGGTTATATAATTTTTTATGATACAAATACTATGTATTACTTAACTCATCCATGGCAAATATTTAATCCTTATATAAATGGTGTTTATACTGGTATTTCAGGAATGAGTTATCATGGTGCATTTTTTGGATTTATAATTGCATCTTATTTATTCTGTAGAAAAAATAAAATATCTTTTTGGTTTGTAACAGATATTGCTGTTCTTGGAATTAGTGCAGCTTATGTGTTTGGAAGAATTGGTAATTTCTTCAATCAAGAATTAGTTGGGCGTACAACAGATGTTCCATGGGCAATATATGTTGATGGTATTTTAAGACACCCTTCTCAAATTTATGAAGCAATTTTGGAAGGATTATTAGTATTTGCTATATTAGTATATTTTAGAAAAAGAAAAACATTTGATGGTCAATTAGCATTGATGTATGGAATTTTATATTCAATAGCTAGAATAATTGCAGAATTCTATAGAGAGCCAGATTCACAATTAGGCTTTTTATATAACAATTGGCTTACTATGGGAATATTACAATCTTTAATTGTTTTAGGAATTTGTGTACTTATTTATTTAAACAAAAAAAAACTAAATAGTTAA
- a CDS encoding (Fe-S)-binding protein: protein MAIKKFDYTAISDDCVKCGKCKPVCTIFNINQDEATSPRGFIDLLGAYKRDELELDKTAKDIFESCFLCTNCVEVCPNDLPTDMIIEQVRSDIAQKFGIAWYKRFFFYLLRHRKTMDLLSKLGWMFQTCALKLDHKKQSAMPRFSLPIVKKDRALPFADSKSFLNKYPANIKALNKKEEVGKKNRVAIFIGCMSNYTYTNTGDSLVKILKKLDLDIMIPKKQLCCGAPAYFTGAFDTVDYLVKHNIEYFESWIDEVDAVIIPEATCSAMINKDWEHFLHDQPQWKERAAKLSSKIFLATKWLENNTGLRDMLANSGKKFDQLVTYHDPCHAKKMQGVWQEPRTLLKQNYVLTEMSDSNRCCGFGGVTMQTEKYDFAKAAGAPKAAMIRDTKAQIVSAECSACRMQITNSLHLANVDVQFKNPIELIAEALEN from the coding sequence GTGGCTATAAAAAAATTTGATTACACAGCTATTAGTGATGACTGTGTAAAATGTGGAAAATGTAAACCTGTTTGTACAATCTTTAATATAAATCAAGATGAAGCTACAAGTCCTAGAGGATTTATAGATTTACTTGGAGCTTATAAAAGAGATGAGTTAGAATTAGATAAAACTGCAAAAGATATATTTGAATCATGTTTTTTATGTACAAACTGTGTAGAAGTTTGTCCTAATGATTTACCAACTGATATGATAATAGAACAAGTTCGTTCAGATATTGCTCAAAAATTTGGAATTGCTTGGTATAAAAGATTTTTCTTTTATCTTTTAAGACATAGAAAAACTATGGATTTATTATCAAAGTTAGGTTGGATGTTTCAAACATGTGCCTTAAAACTTGACCATAAGAAACAATCAGCAATGCCTAGATTCTCACTTCCAATAGTAAAAAAAGATAGAGCCTTACCATTTGCAGATAGTAAAAGTTTTCTAAATAAATATCCAGCAAATATAAAAGCTTTAAACAAAAAAGAAGAAGTTGGTAAAAAAAATAGAGTTGCTATTTTTATTGGTTGTATGAGTAACTATACTTATACAAATACGGGTGATTCATTAGTAAAAATTTTAAAAAAATTAGATTTAGATATTATGATTCCTAAAAAACAACTTTGTTGTGGAGCACCTGCATATTTTACAGGAGCATTTGATACGGTAGATTATTTAGTAAAACATAATATTGAATATTTTGAATCATGGATAGATGAAGTTGATGCTGTTATCATTCCAGAAGCGACATGTAGCGCTATGATAAATAAAGATTGGGAACATTTTTTACATGACCAACCACAATGGAAAGAAAGAGCAGCAAAACTATCTTCAAAAATATTTTTAGCAACAAAATGGCTTGAAAATAATACAGGTTTAAGGGATATGTTAGCAAATAGTGGTAAAAAATTTGACCAACTTGTAACTTATCATGACCCTTGTCATGCTAAAAAAATGCAAGGTGTTTGGCAAGAGCCAAGAACACTATTAAAACAAAATTATGTTTTAACAGAAATGAGTGATTCAAATAGATGTTGTGGATTTGGTGGAGTTACTATGCAAACTGAAAAATATGATTTTGCAAAAGCAGCAGGTGCTCCAAAAGCAGCAATGATTAGAGATACAAAAGCTCAAATTGTAAGTGCTGAATGTAGTGCATGTAGAATGCAAATAACAAACTCTTTGCATTTAGCAAATGTTGATGTTCAATTTAAAAATCCAATTGAATTAATAGCTGAAGCTTTGGAAAATTAG
- the rraA gene encoding ribonuclease E activity regulator RraA — MGFFTADLCDNFSEKTEVLGPNFKFYGGNKKFKGEVITVKLDKNNKDLAALLKNNNGVGKVVVVDVNMRYFAVVGDNLMKFANDNKYEGIIVNGYVRDTITTREFDIGLVAKGTCPRKYIPVQDGQIGVPLVIDDVEINSGDYIYVDIDGIVVCKEKLV; from the coding sequence ATGGGATTTTTTACAGCTGATTTATGTGATAACTTTAGTGAAAAAACTGAAGTTTTAGGACCTAATTTTAAGTTTTATGGTGGAAATAAAAAATTTAAAGGTGAAGTAATAACTGTTAAATTAGATAAAAATAATAAAGATTTAGCTGCTTTATTAAAAAACAATAATGGAGTTGGAAAAGTTGTTGTTGTTGATGTAAATATGAGATATTTTGCAGTTGTTGGTGATAACTTAATGAAATTTGCAAATGATAATAAATATGAAGGAATTATCGTAAATGGTTATGTAAGAGATACAATTACTACAAGAGAGTTTGATATAGGTTTAGTGGCTAAAGGGACTTGTCCTAGAAAATATATCCCTGTTCAAGATGGGCAAATTGGTGTTCCTTTAGTTATTGATGATGTAGAGATTAATTCAGGTGATTATATATATGTTGATATTGATGGAATAGTTGTTTGTAAAGAGAAGTTGGTTTAA
- a CDS encoding gamma-glutamylcyclotransferase, translating into MYLFGFGSLINLASAQKSFKRVLTQNDLISVKIKGYERVWNAVESIEFEDGIVNGVFLNIQKNENSILYGVVIKITEEELDVLKLREKNYSCITIKKESILTKNIDDDLIAFMTTKEDKLAKKDDKNSFIPLKYTQIVKNALENYDEEFKENFKQIFENYPFALKAGDYTFTDPIQNKAAREGTKNYNDSK; encoded by the coding sequence ATGTATTTATTTGGATTTGGTTCTTTAATAAATCTAGCTTCAGCTCAAAAATCTTTTAAAAGAGTTTTAACTCAAAATGATTTAATAAGTGTAAAGATAAAAGGTTATGAAAGAGTTTGGAATGCTGTTGAATCAATAGAGTTTGAAGATGGCATTGTAAATGGAGTTTTTTTGAATATACAGAAAAATGAAAATTCTATTTTATATGGTGTTGTTATAAAAATTACAGAAGAAGAGCTAGATGTTTTAAAACTTAGAGAAAAAAATTATAGTTGTATAACTATAAAAAAAGAGTCTATATTAACAAAAAATATAGATGATGATTTAATTGCATTTATGACTACTAAAGAAGACAAATTAGCAAAAAAAGATGACAAAAATTCTTTTATTCCTTTAAAATATACCCAAATAGTAAAAAATGCTTTGGAAAATTATGATGAAGAGTTTAAAGAAAATTTTAAACAAATTTTTGAAAATTATCCATTTGCTTTAAAAGCTGGAGATTATACTTTTACAGACCCAATACAAAATAAAGCAGCAAGAGAAGGAACAAAAAATTACAATGATTCAAAATAG
- a CDS encoding tetratricopeptide repeat protein — MIQNSCYIYISKLCDSKRKTIDESCVIKKNDELFITYCQSDTLDKFEADINLVAGNSSFIYFFKKKFFSIFISILSVLVILMAFLSVSIYEDFLKKVVFEAPFSWETNDFIALFFVILFFLGVLMMPSILEAEGNEFKNLIFSWFNKDIRKLRKLELTLSNFDKKTNIHLYNFDLENSEHWLWKIFISRILNRFTNVNFYIRNDKLQNVVRRLNKFDILDIEIIKPEISSKKYDVEILLSSKEQKFYLLLQLCSTILLKQRDKKNFISLELFEYCGKNFIKEETDSKNQLIFGFQNFINRSFDDFKFLAQEKSLQIFFTSNVTYKDLSDEERRIAYYLRNHIEECISIFENPISLLILYYYVKEIVLDKKRTIKILEKFISSTKNTQQYELINYYWFEIAGYMFDFNDVNTFESSNNSYYRKLSIEALNNLAFLFERNGHFDQAILLNQYLYEINPNKYALNICSLYERMGQFEKAYETLPKKLNLGKNQKPSDIEIRYYQRKAAWIIISQRNETLKQEGIESLDKLEELLFSHNDENEPLWLWHFYNIKANLNEWDENYDEAIIFYKKCLSIPTLGAFEYGATFVNMAISYRCKYVLQKIKEEKTIDKSIKLGRLGMILKESVGDRDEMPVVLHNFALNILYKISNNMDITLCNEVLKATNEALEILERTKSIKRLGMVLIENYIVKCLLKIDAKDTVIKLGNHMRLLGQSELNQLLNIYKEFEKNNKIKKLEFLDKF; from the coding sequence ATGATTCAAAATAGTTGTTATATTTATATATCTAAGTTATGTGATTCTAAAAGAAAAACTATTGATGAAAGTTGCGTTATAAAAAAAAATGATGAACTTTTTATAACTTATTGCCAAAGTGATACTTTAGATAAATTTGAAGCAGATATAAATTTAGTAGCTGGAAATTCATCTTTTATTTATTTTTTTAAAAAGAAGTTTTTTTCAATTTTTATATCTATTCTTTCTGTATTAGTTATATTAATGGCATTTTTATCAGTTTCTATATACGAAGATTTCTTAAAAAAAGTAGTTTTCGAAGCTCCATTTTCTTGGGAAACAAATGATTTTATTGCTTTGTTTTTTGTAATTTTATTCTTTTTAGGTGTTTTAATGATGCCTTCTATTTTAGAAGCTGAAGGAAATGAATTTAAAAATTTGATTTTTTCATGGTTTAATAAAGATATCAGAAAATTAAGAAAATTAGAACTAACTTTATCTAATTTTGATAAAAAAACAAATATTCATTTGTATAATTTTGATTTAGAAAATTCAGAACATTGGCTTTGGAAGATATTTATAAGTAGAATTTTAAACAGATTTACAAATGTAAATTTTTATATTAGAAATGACAAACTTCAAAATGTAGTAAGAAGATTAAATAAATTTGATATTTTGGATATTGAAATAATAAAACCAGAAATTAGCTCTAAAAAGTATGATGTTGAAATTTTATTATCTTCAAAAGAACAAAAATTCTATCTTTTATTACAACTTTGCTCTACAATTTTATTAAAACAAAGAGATAAGAAAAATTTTATCTCTTTAGAACTTTTTGAGTATTGTGGTAAAAACTTTATAAAAGAGGAAACTGATTCAAAAAATCAATTGATTTTTGGTTTTCAAAACTTTATAAATCGAAGCTTTGATGATTTTAAATTTTTGGCTCAAGAAAAATCTTTACAAATATTTTTTACTTCAAATGTTACATATAAAGATTTAAGTGATGAAGAAAGAAGAATTGCTTATTATTTGAGAAATCATATAGAAGAGTGTATTTCTATATTTGAAAATCCTATATCTCTTTTAATTTTATATTATTATGTAAAAGAGATAGTTTTAGACAAAAAAAGAACTATAAAAATTTTAGAAAAATTTATTAGTTCAACTAAAAATACGCAACAATATGAATTAATAAACTATTATTGGTTTGAAATAGCTGGATATATGTTTGATTTTAATGATGTAAATACTTTTGAAAGTTCGAATAATTCATATTATAGAAAATTATCAATAGAAGCTTTAAATAATTTAGCTTTTTTATTTGAAAGAAATGGTCATTTTGATCAAGCAATTTTATTAAATCAATATTTATATGAAATAAATCCAAATAAGTATGCTTTAAATATCTGTTCTTTATATGAAAGAATGGGACAGTTTGAAAAAGCTTATGAAACTTTACCTAAAAAATTAAATTTAGGGAAAAATCAAAAGCCTTCAGATATTGAAATAAGATATTATCAAAGAAAAGCAGCTTGGATTATAATTAGTCAAAGAAATGAGACTTTAAAACAAGAAGGAATTGAGTCTTTAGATAAATTAGAAGAACTTTTATTTTCTCATAATGACGAAAATGAACCCTTATGGTTGTGGCATTTTTATAATATCAAAGCAAATCTTAATGAGTGGGATGAAAACTATGATGAAGCAATTATCTTTTATAAAAAATGTTTATCAATACCAACTTTAGGTGCTTTTGAATATGGTGCAACTTTTGTAAATATGGCTATTTCTTATAGATGTAAATATGTCTTACAAAAAATTAAAGAAGAAAAAACAATAGATAAATCAATAAAACTTGGGCGACTTGGTATGATTTTAAAAGAATCAGTTGGAGACAGAGATGAAATGCCAGTTGTTTTACATAATTTTGCTTTAAATATTTTATATAAAATCTCAAATAATATGGATATTACTCTTTGTAATGAAGTTTTAAAAGCTACAAATGAAGCTTTAGAGATATTAGAGAGAACTAAATCTATAAAAAGATTAGGAATGGTTCTAATTGAAAATTATATAGTTAAATGTTTACTTAAAATAGATGCAAAAGATACGGTTATAAAATTGGGAAATCACATGAGACTTTTAGGGCAAAGTGAGTTGAACCAACTATTAAATATATACAAAGAGTTTGAAAAAAACAATAAAATAAAAAAACTAGAATTTTTAGATAAATTTTGA